In Cryptococcus neoformans var. grubii H99 chromosome 9, complete sequence, a genomic segment contains:
- a CDS encoding peroxisomal membrane protein 4, which yields MSALQRFLQNPANHDLLSVIKGARNGFVYGVKIRFPHALVMTFLFSHKPWPAKIKGILTATRTHAINLCKFVTIYKLLLILQKKLNGGKERDLDTFVAGGLGGWWVFGERTPINEQMVLYVLSRSLLSLLPRLYNTASPPKTPIEPLAHPLPSLTSPQANPKPIPPAQLPFAVLAALSWASVMYMFRHRGERIQPGMANSMRYLYRDSETWRDLRTLLWHNK from the exons ATGTCCGCTCTCCAGCGATTCCTCCAAAA TCCTGCAAACCATGATCTGTTATCTGTCATCAAAGGAGCTAGAAATGGCTTCGTATATGGTGTCAAGATCC GCTTCCCACACGCGCTGGTTATGACATTCCTATTTTCCCATAAACC GTGGCCGGCGAAGATCAAGGGTATCTTGACCGCGACACGCACACACGCGATAAATCTCTGCAAGTTTGTAACAATCTACAAGTTACTCCTCATCTTACAGAAGAAACTCAACGGCggcaaagaaagagacCTTGACACTTTTGTTGCTGGCGGATTGGGGGGATGGTGGGTATTTGGGGAGAGAACACCG ATCAACGAGCAAATGGTCCTCTACGTCCTATCCCgttctctcctttctctccttcctcgacTTTACAACACTGCATCACCACCCAAAACACCTATCGAACCCCTCGCTCACCCTCTCCCATCACTCACTTCTCCCCAGGCGAACCCAAAGCCCATCCCACCAGCCCAATTACCCTTTGCCGTTCTCGCCGCATTGAGTTGGGCGTCGGTGATGTACATGTTCAGACATagaggagaaagaataCAGCCAGGGATGGCCAATAGCATGA GATATTTGTATCGAGATTCGGAAACGTGGCGAGACCTGAGGACTTTGCTTTGGCATAATAAATAG
- a CDS encoding DNA helicase, variant: MTLDILRPQLTPDASLQSFLNRHKQLLELERKAEKEQTRLLNSKCSPSLLEQRGLALNGLGVSGISIGLGGKSLIELHRPLAYHTSPALPPHTFRSGDPVRIEAHVATTSGKNKGKKKESEDEGAVEGVVYRVGPEKVVVAVNESKEIDLPERLRLLKLANSVTFDRMEKTLAHLERLVLPSGITPSPSSFNMPLVQALLGKQLPTWKETIPPQNDVEALSQLSSDEDMKWFGQHLNNSQKESIKFCLKANEIACIHGPPGTGKTHTLVELIFQLLSRPASPNTTVPPRILITTPSNLALDNLLIRLHILAQQPPYSSLLPRNSFLRMGHPTRVHRDLVKETLDWRAANGDQGELLKDVGKEIQGHLDALGKKRGEKGAVKGKERGNKWGEIRELRKEYRQREGKVVKTVVNGAQIVLATCHSAGSRQLNNMVFDVCIIDEATQAVEAVCWVPILKSKKLILAGDPQQLPPTIMSKEDTPPLKDLQEAIDQIKLGDSPSLKSPRTLETTLFERLETLYGPGIKRVLQVQYRMNEHIAVFPSETLYESALISDASVAKRTLLELPSVKDKTSEDVKDDLEPTVVFFDTADCEFYERTEGDGEAAKSYIGEGSKSNENEAEIVARWARKLISLGIPPIEIGIVTPYQAQVTLISSLLHEEYPEMTIGSVDGLQGQEREAIILSLVRSNPSGDVGFLGEYRRLNVAMTRAKRQLCVVGDSKTVSKGTKYLKKWMDWLEAEADVRWAGDEPI; this comes from the exons ATGACCTTGGACATCCTCCGGCCCCAGCTGACTCCTGACGCCTCCTTGCAATCATTCCTCAACAGGCATAAACAGCTTTTGGAactggagagaaaggcagagaaggagcagaCAAGGCTGCTCAATTCGAAATGTTCGCCTTCTCTACTTGAGCAGAGAGGTCTGGCTTTGAATGGTTTAGGCGTTTCTGGTATTAGCATTGGGCTGGGAGGGAAAAG TTTGATCGAGCTTCATAGGCCCTTGGCGTACCACACTTCACCAGCGTTGCCTCCACACACATTTCGTTCAGGAGACCCAGTGCGTATAGAAGCACATGTGGCCACTACATCTGGCAAGAacaaagggaagaaaaaggaatcagaagatgagggtgCTGTGGAGGGTGTTGTCTATCGGGTGGGGCCTGAAAAGGTGGTCGTCGCCGTGAATGAGTCGAAAGAAATAGATCTGCCAGAAAGATTGAGGCT ACTCAAGCTTGCGAATTCAGTCACCTTTGATCGCATGGAAAAGACTTTGGCACACCTTGAACGTTTGGTGCTTCCATCAGGAATaactccttcaccttcatctttcaacATGCCCCTTGTACAAGCCCTTCTCGGTAAACAACTTCCGACATGGAAGGAAACAATACCTCCCCAGAATGATGTAGAAGCTTTGTCGCAGCTATCATCTGATGAGGACATGAAGTGGTTCGGCCAACATCTAAATAACAGTCAGAAGGAAAGTATCAAGTTTTGCCTAAAAGCCAATGAGATCGCTTGTATTCATGGTCCACCAGGA ACCGGCAAAACACATACTCTTGTCGAACTCATTTTCCAGCTTCTCTCTCGACCTGCCTCCCCAAATACCACTGTTCCGCCCCGTATCCTCATCACGACCCCATCAAATTTGGCTCTCGATAACTTACTTATCCGTCTCCATATTTTAGCACAGCAACCGCCTTAcagctctcttcttccacgCAATTCATTTCTTCGCATGGGACATCCTACTAGAGTCCACCGAGATCTCGTGAAAGAGACTTTAGATTGGAGAGCAGCAAACGGTGACCAGGGTGAACTGTTGAAAGATGTGGGAAAAGAAATACAAGGTCATCTTGATGCTTTGGGCAAAAAGAGAGGTGAAAAGGGTGCTgtaaaagggaaagaaaggggGAATAAATGGGGAGAAATCCGAGAGTTGCGTAAAGA ATATCGCCAGCGAGAGGGCAAAGTTGTCAAGACGGTGGTGAACGGGGCACAG ATCGTCCTTGCAACCTGCCATAGCGCCGGATCTCGACAACTTAATAATATGGTTTTCGATGTATGTATCATCGATGAAGCAACGCAAGCTGTTGAGGCTGTTTGTTGGGTTCCCATCTTGAAATCCAAGAAGTTAATTCTTGCTGGTGATCCTCAACAG CTTCCCCCAACTATCATGAGCAAAGAAGACACCCCACCCTTGAAGGACCTTCAAGAGGCAATTGACCAGATTAAACTAGGTGACAGTCCCTCACTTAAATCCCCACGAACTCTGGAAACTACCCTTTTTGAACGCCTAGAAACGCTATATGGCCCGGGGATCAAGCGTGTCCTTCAAGTCCAGTATAGAATGAACGAACACATTGCAGTGTTTCCTTCAGAAACCCTGTATGAGTCGGCGCTCATATCCGATGCTTCAGTTGCTAAGCGTACGTTGCTTGAGCTTCCATCAGTGAAAGACAAGACGAGTGAAGACGTCAAGGATGATTTAGAGCCTACGGTGGTCTTCTTTGATACCGCCGATTGCGAATTTTACGAGAGaactgaaggagatggagaagctGCCAAGAGCTACATTGGGGAAGGCAGCAAGAGTAACGAGAATGAGGCAGAAATTGTGGCCAGGTGGGCGAGGAAACTG ATATCATTGGGAATACCCCCCATTGAAATTGGCATCGTTACGCCTTACCAAGCTCAAGTCACACTTATTTCGTCTCTCCTACACGAAGAGTACCCTGAGATGACGATTGGAAGTGTTGACGGATTGCAAGGACAAGAACGAGAG GCCATCATCCTTTCACTGGTCCGATCAAACCCTTCAGGCGACGTAGGATTTCTTGGTGAATACAGGAGACTGAATGTCGCAATGACAAGAGCAAAGAGACAATTG TGTGTTGTGGGAGATTCCAAAACCGTCTCGAAAGGAACCAAATACCTGAAAAAGTGGATGGATTGGCTCGAGGCAGAGGCGGATGTTAGATGGGCTGGAGACGAGCCGATATAG